From Elusimicrobiales bacterium, a single genomic window includes:
- a CDS encoding flavodoxin, with amino-acid sequence MPDKEILVVYYSRTGYTKKVAQDLSQRLGADTEEIRDLSDRSGFIGYLKAVRAAMKEIPAENAPASAKPGNYKLLVIGTPVWAWNMTPAVRAYLEMNTGKLPKVAFFTTFGGSGHEKTVRLMEGLSGKKAEASAGFRQRQIGKSPAYEAQLDTFVKTLIGTTAAN; translated from the coding sequence ATGCCGGACAAGGAAATTCTGGTGGTTTACTACTCGCGCACTGGCTATACCAAAAAAGTCGCGCAGGATTTGTCGCAGCGGCTTGGCGCGGATACCGAGGAAATACGGGATTTGAGCGACCGCTCCGGATTCATTGGCTATCTGAAAGCTGTGCGCGCCGCAATGAAGGAGATTCCTGCGGAAAATGCCCCGGCCTCGGCCAAACCCGGAAATTACAAGCTGCTTGTAATCGGCACGCCGGTTTGGGCCTGGAACATGACTCCCGCAGTGCGCGCATATCTTGAGATGAATACGGGAAAACTGCCGAAAGTCGCTTTTTTCACCACTTTCGGCGGCAGCGGGCATGAGAAAACCGTGCGGCTGATGGAAGGGCTTTCCGGCAAAAAGGCCGAGGCTTCCGCCGGGTTCAGGCAGCGGCAAATCGGCAAATCTCCGGCATACGAGGCGCAACTGGACACTTTTGTAAAAACGCTTATCGGAACCACTGCTGCTAACTAA